TCAAAAGCTCCCGGGCCGAAGACCGTGTTGGTGAAGCTGCCGGAGTTGTTGAGCCCGGAGATCGTGCCTTCCATGCCGAACACGTAGTTGTTGGCCTGCCAATTGTAGCCGATCTGCGCGCCGCCCATGATGCCCGACTTGCGCTGACGGAAGCCTTCGCCCGGCGAGAGATCGGCGAAGGGCGCACCGTTGCCGTTGTTGATGAACTGCTCGTTGGTCCAGGCACCGCCGATGTGGCCGCCGACATAGAAGCCGGTCCATGTGAACAGCGGCTCGATATAGGCCGGCGCCTTGGTGTAGGGCCGCGCGGCGAGATCCGCGGCGGAAGCAGCGCCGGTCGACACGAGCGCGGTCGTGCAGGCAAAAGCAGCAATCAATTTGGAACGCATGGTACGTACACCCCTTGTCTTTGATGGGCGCACGCTCACAGACAGTTCTTACTAAAATTGGAATCAACCGACCGGCCGTGTCGGGATTCACATTTCCACGCTTCGAATCCGGATGCGCTGTTGCAGCGGCGCAACGCGCGGCACCGTAGTTAACGCGCTGTTATCCCTACTGAATTCTTGCCTGCGCCGAGTTTGCAATCACGGCGTTTGCGCAGCTTTCGAGGCGACGTGCTCCGGCCGTATGCCGAGCGCGAGCAGGCGCGCCGGAATGCCCTGGAGCCACGGCACCGCGGTGATCAGACGGATGATCAGCGGCACCTTCAGCGGCTGGTTGCCGGGCTTCAAGGCACCGCTGATGATGTGGTTCTGCACCACGACCTGCATCGCCTGCGTCATCTTCACCGGAAATTCGCGCCGCGCGCGAATGGCATCGAGTTCGGCTTCGCACGGACACCCCCGACTGATCTTGTCGGCAAGCAGATTGGCAGTCGCGACCGCATCCTGCACGGCGAGATTGACGCCGACGCCGCCGACCGGCGACATCGCATGCGCGGCATCGCCGATGCAGAGCAGACCCGGCCGCGTCCAATGCGGCAGCCGGTTGATCGCGACGGTGAGCAGCTTGACGTCATCAAAGCTCTTGACGTCTCCAATTCCGGATCGGAGGACTGGCGCCATGCGCACGACGTCGTCGAGCAGCGCCTGCAATCCCCTTGCCTTCACGGCCTCATACTGTCCCTTGGCGATGACGTAGGCGCATTGCCAGTAGTCGCCGCGGTCGAAGGTGACCATCATCTTGCCGGGCTCGATGCGCGCGAACAGGTTCTCGGTCCCGTCCGCCCTGCGGCCGACGCGGAACCACAGCACATCCATCGGCGCGCCGATCTCCTCGACCTTGAGGCCCGCGCGCTCGCGCACGATCGAATGCCGGCCGTCACAGGCAATGGTGAGATCCGCTTCGATGTCGAGCGGCCTTTCAGGCGTCGTCGCCCGCACGCCGGCGATCGTCTCGCCGCGACGGATCAGGTCGACGGCCTCCGTGCTCATCATCACCTTGAGCGAAGCGAAGCGCGCGCCGGCCTCGCGCAGGAAATTCAGAAAATCCCACTGCGGCATGAAGGCGATGAACGGGTATTTGGTATGGAGTCGGTTGAGATCGGCGATCCGCACGTGGGTGCCGCCGAACAGGCCGTCCATCTTCTGCAGACGTTGGTGCGGGAGCTTCAGGAAACCGTCGATCAGGCCGAGCTCGTCCATGACCTCGAGGGTCGAGGGATGCACGGTATCGCCGCGGAAGTCGCGGAAGAAATCCGCATGCTTTTCCAGCACAACGACATCGATGCCGGCGCGCCCCAGGAGATAGCCGAGCATCATGCCGG
The DNA window shown above is from Bradyrhizobium sp. CB1650 and carries:
- a CDS encoding outer membrane beta-barrel protein, with translation MRSKLIAAFACTTALVSTGAASAADLAARPYTKAPAYIEPLFTWTGFYVGGHIGGAWTNEQFINNGNGAPFADLSPGEGFRQRKSGIMGGAQIGYNWQANNYVFGMEGTISGLNNSGSFTNTVFGPGAFDDQFSWRTNVLATVVGRAGFAVQNNLFYIKGGYAGVNNRLSVVDTVGVATGSGGQTHWANGWTVGAGWEYGITRNWIVGLEYNYAAFGSQTYQLGGTAGNYTFDAKPRDIQWAVVRASYKFDAPVIGRY
- a CDS encoding FAD-dependent oxidoreductase; this translates as MDSGELIVEPGTSPQPPERRFVKVRCCIVGGGPAGMMLGYLLGRAGIDVVVLEKHADFFRDFRGDTVHPSTLEVMDELGLIDGFLKLPHQRLQKMDGLFGGTHVRIADLNRLHTKYPFIAFMPQWDFLNFLREAGARFASLKVMMSTEAVDLIRRGETIAGVRATTPERPLDIEADLTIACDGRHSIVRERAGLKVEEIGAPMDVLWFRVGRRADGTENLFARIEPGKMMVTFDRGDYWQCAYVIAKGQYEAVKARGLQALLDDVVRMAPVLRSGIGDVKSFDDVKLLTVAINRLPHWTRPGLLCIGDAAHAMSPVGGVGVNLAVQDAVATANLLADKISRGCPCEAELDAIRARREFPVKMTQAMQVVVQNHIISGALKPGNQPLKVPLIIRLITAVPWLQGIPARLLALGIRPEHVASKAAQTP